The genome window aattttcaacttctactttcgatgccgaaacctatcaaatcaagtccgattgacctcaaattttgcacacaactcataaatTACAGaacttcaaatttttagaatcggattctaacctcgatatcaaaaaatcaactcccggtcaaacttccaaacttaagtttctattttagccatttcaagtttAATTGAACTATGGACTTTCAAAtcattttccggacacgctcctaagtccaatatcaccatacggagctattggaatcatcaaaactctattttggggtcgtttacacataagtcaacatccggtcaactatttcaacttaagctttcaaccttgagattaagtgtcccaattcattccgaaatttctccggacccgaaccgactaccccggcaagtcacataacaactataaagtacaaaatgagcagtaaataggggaacgaggctacaactctcaaaacgactagagaccgacaccgcctcccatataaggcctcatacagagccatctgaatgcttgaatgGTAGccgttgttgtaagcaaactccacaagtggcaataAACGATcccaaacacccccaaaatccatcacacacgcatggagcatatcttccaatatctgaatagtgcgctcggactgtccgtccgtctgagggtgaaatgatgtactcaactctgcccgagtacctaactcacgctgtacaactctccagaaccgtgatgtaaactgtgtaccccgatcagagatgatagatacaggtatgccatgaagcctgacaattttgcgaatgtaaacctgagccagctgctccgaagagtaagtagtaagcacaggaatgaaatgagaagACTTGgttaatctatccacaatcacccaaactgcatcgaactttctctgagccCACGGGAGCCCaataatgaaatccatagtgatgcgctcccatttccattctggaatttctaacttctgaagaaatCCACCCGGTTGCTGATACTCAAACTTCACCTgctaacaatttaggcaccgagctacatactccactatgtctttcttcatccgcctccaccaatagtattgtctcaagtcctgatacatcttcatggcacctggatgaatggagtaccgcgaactgcgagcctcttggagaatcaactcacgcaaatcatctacattgggcacacatagcttgccctacatccgtaatacaccgtcatctcaaATAGTgatcttggcatcaccgtgctgaactgtgtccttaaggacaagaagaagaaggtcatcatactgacactctctgatacgatcataaaaagaagactgagaaaccacacaagccaaaactcggctcagctcggaaatatccaatctaacaaattgttggccaaggcttgaacatccaaggctaaaggcatctctgttaccggtaaatatgctaagcttcccaaactctccaccttacaactcaaggcatcagccactaaaTTGGCCTTACCGgggtgatagagaatggtgatatcataatccttaagcaactccaatcaCCTTcattgccgcaagttaagatccttttgtttaaacagacgctgtagactccggtgatcggtataaacctcacaatggacactgtacaaataataccgccaaatcttcaaggcatgaacaataactgctaactcaaggtcatggaccggatatttcttctcatgtacctttaattgtctgtatgcataggcaatcaccctactgtcttgcatcaacactgcgccgagaccaatgcgcaacgcatcacaatacacagtataagaccctgaacctgtaggtaataccaatactggggctgtagtcaaagttgtcttgagcttttgaaagctctcctcacattcctcggtccacctgaacggagcacccttctgggtcaatttggtcataagGTGCAATAatagaagaaaaaccctctacaaatcggcgaaaataccccgccaagccaagaaaactccggatctccgtagctgagaacggtctggaccaactctacactgctttaatcttcttcggatctaccttgatcccctcgcatgaaactatatgacacaaaaatcctactgaatcaagccagaattcacactttgaaaattttgcacataacttcttttctctcaaattttgaagcatagtcctcaggtgctgctcatgatcctctcgactccgggaatacaccagaatgtcgtcaataaacataataatgaatgagtcaagatagggctgaaatacattattcatcaaatgcataaatgatgctggtgtgttggtcagcccaaaagacattacaaggaattcatagtgaccataccgagtcctgaaagcagtcttcggtatatttagctcccgaatcttcaactgatgatagcctgaacgcaagtcgatcttagagaacactctagcaccctgaggctgatcaaataagtcatcaatacatggcaatgggtacttgttcttcactgtaaccttgttcaactggcggtaatcaatacacatccgcatagaaccatccttcttctttacaaataagacaagagcaccccaaggcgatacactggtccgaacaaaacccttatcaagccgttcctgtaactgctcttttaattctttcaattctgctggggccatacgatatggtggaatagaaatgggttgagtgctcggtaacaaatcaatgccaaagtcaatatctctgtcgggcgacatactcggaagatccgctggaaatacatctggaaaataccttactaccagaactgactctacggtaggagtattagcactaacatctctcacataggccagatacgcaccacaccccttctcaaccattcgttaagccttaagaaatgaaacaaccctgctaggaacataatctaaggtacctctccactctagccgcggtagacctggcatagccactgtcaccgtcttggcataacaatcaaggatagcatgatagggcgacaaccagtccattctaaaaataatatcaaaatccatcatactgagcaataataaatcaactttggtctcaaaaccactgataacaatcaaacacaaccgatacacgcggtcaataataatagaatcacccacgggtgtagatatataaatagaagaactcaatgAATCACGGgctacgcccaaatacggggaaaaataagatcacacataagaataagtggagcctggatcaaataagactgatgcatctctatgacagaccgaaacaacACATGTGATAAAAAaatcagatgcaactgcctctgtcctagcaggaagggcataatatctggcctggcctccccctatagggtgacctctacctgtccgacctccacctctagctggctgtgcaggtggagtagcaattgGTGCAGTAATTATGGCTTGAGAAACTTATGGGCCATGTGGAATGAgtagggcctgagaaatctgtagaggtgcacccctcctaagtatggggcaattcctcatgatatgacgagtgttaccacactcaaaacaagccatcggaggacgtggctgctgggactggtaataagtgggaattttgactacttattagcgcattTTAGCTTTCATTTTATTCCAAAAGCACTtgattgtgttcccgaaaactaataaaatatgcctaattgtaggaatattggaagatgagctcccaagatgaaatccaactcaagaacgAGTAATCTGAACTTAAGGACAAAAACAAcacaaaagctcaaagtgcggaccgcaaaataccatctgcggccgcaggtcaTGAAACAATTCCATCAGAGAATGTTGCAAGATTctgaccgcacatgaaattgtgcggccgcaaaagctagGTCAGAGTAAAAGTTCCGAGAACCTACACCTCCAGTCTAACtcaagtgtggaccgcacaattattgtgcggccgcaaaagaagaGCTGTGCGGCCGCAAACATTATTGTGTAGACCACAGAAGAACAAGGTACGGCTGCAGAcattattgtgcggaccgcagaaagtgGGCAGTGCATCAGCACTTCattattatgcgaccgcagatttcCAACCTTTTCAAGCTGAagcaaagtgtggaccgcacatggaattgtgcgaccgcaaaaacttcgaaagggtatttttgtccgataATTCTAgctctgtataaatagaagagtttcacttttttaggttaacttttgacatcagcaaccACTCTAGACGTTTTCTTTTGCTcgttttagtagtttttgctattttgagctttttgaatattgattttatcattttaattattaatatgtgtttaattatcacttattcttctttttcttctaatttaagcatgagtagctagattattactagggttgtgacccaaccctagtgtgtaaacttaatgggtatttgatttattgcttgtttatggttgggtgttgattatctagccttgttcttgcttttatttgaagaattaatggttgcaaatattatttcatgcctttttgacttagtctttacttgagaaagagagactagtctaggaaaacttggctagcaagaagtTGGGTCAATTgggagattgataagcccaatttatgggttgaacctagagatagtaaaacccaacTTGAGCTTATTATTAACTGCTTTGTTCAAATACCcagggcttgagaaagccaaactgggcaaaatcactctctgaccgaggtattgagtgggtacttgagtgttgatagctttaatacaccccgaccaataaaagaagctttaaagtttacagcccattaagcgaacacctaggtgaaggtcatagccctaggtctttttatcatttgaaaaacaatcaaaaataattttctaatttcATTCTTTAAATCGCAACTGTAGTCTAACTTAGATTTCCAAACTAAAACCCAATATTGCGAaagtgcaaattaagatataCAAACTCATGCATTAaaatatatactactaacacccattcacatagctccctgtggaattcgaccccgactttgttaggtattattattgcatcgaccgttttcatatcctcaaatagaggagtgaaattggacgagatcaatttttggcgccgttttCGGGGAGCTAAAatacggtgttagctatatacttaggtgtatttttggaatatcttcttttcctccCTTGTTACTAACGTATGAGtgttgtaggtgcaatcatgaaAAACTATAAGCTTGGAAACATAGctgtgggggatgtggacgttgatgatgatgcaatggatgaggtcccttttaaacctcaagccaatagatgaGGCCGAACACTTCAAGACAATGTTCCCGTTCCACCCCTACCTCCACcatgagcggctccacaccgagtgttgccgaatgaagggtatgcaagtgctatagtccctccccgtattagggcgggcaactttcaaataactaatgtgatgctcactttgctctagcaacgagggttcttcaccggtgcaccgggtcaaaatgcatataaacatttgaaggggttcgttgatacgtgttggggaagcaaacaaacaaatgtctctgaggatgctttgaggctaagggtttttcccttctctctatgggggaaagctttatattggttggaacgtttgccaaatcattccattcatacttggaattaactagcggagaaatttatttcaaagtacttctctcccggacACATGGccattcttcgggatgaaattctagcattcaagaaaGAGCCTAATGAatcactacacgagatatgagaaagatataggacaatggtgaaagagttcccCACAATGATATGACGgggaacatgattcaacaaactttctattggggaatcaataccaccaaccaatgtgtagtgaatcaacttattggtgggaacttcatgactacgccttatgcagaggcgtgtgatattttggatgaaatggcagatacttcatcggcgtggcaatctagagtcaatgttccacaaggtgatctaaatgtgattcttcttcaaaaagagttacatgaccatgaGCAAGcaatagccgagttgacaacccccatgaaccaattggcaaaggctcaacttcaacaagtgcaaaacccgaggtAAGTCAATTCTGtggagggagtcaatatgatggtaaacaagagaataACAAGAAGTctacaagtgcaacaaagagtggacaattttatgcaagatgatagtgggtttgatcaaggagattcttacaatgatcaagatgAAGAGGTCCATTAGGTGAGCAACTATCAAGGGAAAAGAAACAACTACCAAGGCCCTAGTCAATAACAATGGAGACCttcgaataatcaaggcaattggaattgtagcaaccaaggtaattggaatagtggaaacaatcaaggaaattggagtggaagcaataaccaagTGAATTGGAAAaacaataataatcaaggcaattggggaggcaacagccaaggcgggtggaacaacaaccaaggaaatcgggggtcgggttttcaaaggcccccgatgtaccaacaactgagcaacccacctccttatccttctcatggtcctagttcctccaaTAATGAAATGAGTCATATTGAGAACacgttcaaacaaatgatggagaagaatgccgattccgatgcccaacttgcttcacacaacacatcaatccgtaacTTAGAAGTGAAAATGGGTCAAATATCTCAAGCTTCAAATTTTCATCCTAagagggcactaccaagtgatatggtagtgaacccgaagggtgggaacactaCGGGACATGTCATGGATATTACTACAAGAAGTAGAAGAGGTGGAATACACCAACCTCAAGTTAAAGGAAACTTGTGAacgatgagcaagtggtagaagaagagaagatcccgaacaatgttgtgcaagcaaatgatgaagtgtgAATTGATGTTGATTACAtgatggaagagactcaagaggatgtgaacccatctagggattaTGTGATTGATATACCGGAACCAGTAGtgcaaaaagctaaggcaccatttcctaagccacctcctccctatcctcaacGGCTTGTCAAGAAAAATGGCGAgtatcaattcaagaagttcattgatacgatgaagagtctctctataaatgtgccattagctAAAGCTTTGGAGCTAATGCCTGAATATaaaaagtttatgaaggactttGTGACAAAGAAGAGATCGATGAATTTGGAAAATATCAAAGTCACTtaccaagtgagtgcaattgtgcattcaatggctccaaAGCTGGAAGATCCCGATGATTTTAcaattccttgtaccattggaagtgccgagtttgcaaaagctctttgtgatcttggggcgagtatcaacttgatgccctattcagttttcaagacattgggaattgggcaaccaagacccatatctatgagattacaaatggccgatcgtatgaagagaccattgggggtgattgaggatgtattggttcgagttGACAAGTTTATTCTCCTggtggattttgttattcttgattgtgaagtggaatatgaggtgccgattattcttggtagaccttttcttgctaccggaaaggctcttgttgatgtggaagccggtgaactcactttccgggtgggtgattaAAGGGTGGTGTTCTACgcgtgcaaatctatgaggcaaccgaatagcaatgaagtgtgttcgttcgtgcACTTGGTGACCGatatgattattgatgatacaagtgacacgattaatgtgggtgacatgttggaggccgttttgctcaattttgatgatgatgaaatgGATGGATTCATGGAATatgttaattctttgcaagggaCGAGGTCATATAATTATGCACCTcagaaactttccttggatcttgagaataggaaaactcctcctataAAGCcctcaattgaagagcctcctatcttggagttgaagccattacctccacatctcaggtatgaattccttagcccttgctctactttaccggttattctttcctcttgcttgactaacatgcaggttgactctacattggtggTGCTCCacaaagaggaagaaagctattgggtggactttggcagatattcggggaataagtcccgtattttgcatgcacaagattaatttggaggaagatgccaaatcctccattgaacatcaaaggagactcaataaaGTCATGCAAGTGGTGTTCAAAAAAGAGATCATAATGTGGttagatgccggggttgtctaccccatttctgatagttcatggacttctccggtgcaatgtgttccgAAGAAGAGGGGCACAAATGTGGTCActaatgataagaacgagttgattccaataagaacggtgaccggatggagagtgtgtatggactatcggaagctaaaaaaatcacaaggaaagaccatttcccactaccatttcttgaccaaatacttgataggttggccggccgacCATTTTATTACTTTCTAGATAGATATTCGtgctacaatcaaatccttattgccccgaAAGATCAAGCGAAAACAACTTTTACTTGTCCCTAttgcactttcgctttcaagcagatgccatttggcttatgcaatgcaccgacaacctttcaacggtgtatgatggcgatctttacggatatggcagaggactaccttgaagtcttcatggatgacttttcggtagtcgaGGATTCccttgatgattgcttggcaaatttggttAAGGTATTGggaaggtgtgaagaaacgaacttggtattgaactgggagaaatgccatttcatggtcgaggagggtattgtccttggccacaagatttcaaagaagggaataGACAAagcgaaaatagaggtgatttctaaacttccatctCCAACATCCGTGAAAGGCGTGAgaagcttcttgggtcatgcggggttctacaagcgtttcataaaggatttttccaaagtggtgaaccccttgtgcaaggtTTTGGAgaaaaatgctaaatttcactttagtgatgattgcatgagagcatttgattttctcaagttcaagttgacaactactcccattatcaccgctcctaattggagtattccttttgagcttaTGTGTGATGctcgtgatgtagcggttggagcagttttggggcaacgtatcaacaagatcgttcatccagtctactatgatagtaagaccatgaatgatgctcaagtcaattacactgtaaccgaaaaagagctccttgccattgtattTTCTATTgaaaagttccgcccgtacttcaTGGTTGCAAAAGTGATTGTCCAcgcggatcatgcggcacttcgttaccttatgagcaagaaagattccaaagcccggttgatgagatgggtgcttttgttgcaagagtttgatatagacatccaagaccgaaaaggaagtgaaaaccaagtggcaaaccacttgtctcgtttggaggaggaggggaggccgcatgatggccttgaaatcaatgactccttccccgatgagaagCTCTTATCCATTTcgatgaaagaggtgccatggttagcggatctagcaaattttcttgtaaaTGGTATCaccccggatgagttctcttcaaaccaaaagaagaagctcaaacgggattgtcaagactattattgggatgaaccataccttttccggatttgtacggatggagtgattagaagatgtgtaccgtaggaggaacaagttgaaattcttgaggcttgtcattcttcgccgtACGGTGGTCACCAGGGTGGAGCAAGAAcagcggccaaagtgctaagttgtggtttctattagcccactctttacaaggatgcaagtgatctagtcaagcattgtgatgaatgtcaaaggacCGGTGGAATTTCAAAGcaaaatgaaatgcccctcaccaccattttggagattaatATTTTCGATGTGcggggtattgacttcatatgaccttttgtgagttcttttggaaacacctacatcttggtcgcgattGATAAAGTGTCTAAATGGGTACAGGACATTGCTCTACCCAATaatgaagcaagaagtgtggtgacatttttgaagaagaacatcttcgcaag of Nicotiana tomentosiformis chromosome 7, ASM39032v3, whole genome shotgun sequence contains these proteins:
- the LOC138896208 gene encoding uncharacterized protein produces the protein MEETQEDVNPSRDYVIDIPEPVVQKAKAPFPKPPPPYPQRLVKKNGEYQFKKFIDTMKSLSINVPLAKALELMPEYKKFMKDFVTKKRSMNLENIKVTYQVSAIVHSMAPKLEDPDDFTIPCTIGSAEFAKALCDLGAMEYEVPIILGRPFLATGKALVDVEAGELTFRVGD